From a single Apium graveolens cultivar Ventura chromosome 2, ASM990537v1, whole genome shotgun sequence genomic region:
- the LOC141687648 gene encoding uncharacterized protein LOC141687648: MRWKTDPGQTIDIIGQSWLMDDHNPFITSDPVRIANMKISTLMSSDHRSWNVKMLNDCFNERDKRCILNIQVCEITEPDQPYWCKEASDPSKVLNLIWRALSNCLPTKVILARKRVPVDNVCPICKNNDETIIHALVLFPVAAQCWQIVLSGVDCAIFEDFSQWWKEFLSVCISDRRAVVVVCWGLYKVRNTLVLNNKYTRVNIINTLAKIISCTMESSPKR; the protein is encoded by the exons ATGAGATGGAAGACAGATCCAGGGCAGACTATTGACATTATTGGACAATCTTGGTTGATGGATGATCACAACCCTTTTATTACTTCGGATCCCGTGAGGATAGCTAATATGAAGATTTCGACTCTCATGTCTAGCGATCACAGGTCATGGAATGTAAAGATGTTGAATGATTGTTTTAATGAGCGTGACAAAAGATGCATTCTTAATATTCAAGTCTGTGAAATTACGGAACCAGATCAGCCATACTGGTGCAAAGAAGCTTCAG ATCCCTCTAAAGTCCTTAATCTAATATGGAGAGCACTGTCGAACTGTCTCCCTACGAAAGTTATATTGGCTCGGAAAAGGGTTCCAGTTGATAATGTATGTCCCATTTGTAAAAATAATGATGAAACAATTATTCATGCGTTGGTGCTTTTCCCAGTAGCAGCTCAATGCTGGCAAATTGTTCTTTCGGGGGTGGACTGTGCAATTTTTGAAGATTTCTCACAGTGGTGGAAGGAATTTCTTAGTGTGTGCATCAGTGATAGGCGTGCGGTTGTAGTAGTTTGTTGGGGTCTTTACAAAGTAAGGAACACTTTAGTATTGAACAACAAGTATACTCGTGTAAATATAATAAATACATTGGCAAAAATAATATCTTGTACAATGGAGAGTAGCCCAAAAAGGTAA